Below is a genomic region from Desulfobotulus pelophilus.
CAGCACACAATGGGCGATAGCTCCCGCAATGGTACTTATGCGGCGGGCAACCACGTAGGAACCGACTATACCGAAACTGATACTGGATAAAAGCCCCGCAACAACCGCATAGCGCAGAAAGACAATATCCGGATCAAAGAGGGTGCTGAGCATGGACGACATGGGTATGCCCTTTTTCTGTGCAGCGATGGTCATGGCGGACCATCTGCATGCTGCAGTTGTAAATTTCCTGAATAGCGGTTCCCGTAAGTTCTGTGGTGGGGTGGATCACCACCCTGCGGTTGACACAGATAACACTTTTGACAAGGGCGCTCACAAAGCCCATGTCATGGGACACCATGAGAACGCTGATATCATGGGAAAGTTGTTCCAGAAGGGCCATAAAACGGGTTTCTGTCTGGGCGTCAACATTGGCAGTCGGTTCATCCAGCAGAAGGAGTTCCGGTTCGCAGGCAAGGGCCCTTGCAATCATGACTCTTTGTCTCTGTCCTCCGGAGAGAGCGGAAAAAGGCCTGTCCGCCAGATGCTCCATTTCCACATGGGCAAGGCATTCCATGGTGTGAAAACGGTCTTTTTTATCCGGCCACCCAAAAAATCCCCTTATGCCACGACGGCCCAGGCGCCCCATGAGGACCACCTCCCTTACGGTGATGGGAAATACCGGATCAAAATGAAGATATTGGGGCATATAGCCAACCCTTGGGCGGGCATATTCAGGGTTTTTGCTAAATATCCGTACGGTCCCGCTAGAGGGATGGAGCATACCGGTTATGAGTTTTAAAAGGGTGGTTTTGCCGCCTCCGTTGGGTCCGACCATGGCAACAAGCTCCCTCGGGCCGATGGTAAAGCTGACATCCTCCAGCACAGGTGCGCCATTGTCGTAGGAAAAATGAACCTTGTGAAAGCATACAGCCGCTTCGTTCATGGTACCTCATATTGTGGGAGATAGGATCTGTCAGATATAATCAGGCGTGCTTTTCAAGGTCTCCTGCGGAAAACATTCTCTGCATGTGACACATTGCGGGTTGATTTTCAACAGTTTTTACTCCGGTGCTTCATAACCCATGGGTTTTTTCATGAAGGAGTGATATTTATAAAAAGATTGTGGCGGCAAAAGGGTTCACTCTGTTCCCTTTGTGCCAGAAAGGCGGGCAGCAGCGAATGGCTGTCCGCAAAAATTATAACACTCCTTCCGTAAACGGTAAGGGGAGAAATGTTCATTTTCCCGCAACCTTAAGGCGGGAAAGGAGGAAAGATGCAGTTTCTGGAGTGTAACACCCGGCCCATGAGAAGTGCTGTTTTTGTGGATTTTGACAATATTTTTATCCGGCTTTCGGAGCTGGATGTCAATATTGCCCGAACCTTTGCCACCCGTCCTCTGGACTGGATAGCATGGCTGGAGAATTCTCTGCCTCCATATGCGGGTATTGATGCGGGGGCAAAGCGTAACATTCTTGTGCGCCGCTGTTACCTTAATCCGAAAAGTTTTGGAAACTTCAGGCCGTATTTTATACGGGGTGCCTTTGAAACGGTGGATTGCCCGAGCTTGACAACCCAGGGAAAAACCAGTGCGGATGTGCATATGGTTGTGGATCTTCTGGATCTTCTGGATCATAAGGTGAACTATGATGAGTTCATTATTATGAGTGCAGACGCGGATTTTACCCCCGTTCTTCTGAAGCTTCGTAAATGGGACCGGCGTACGGCCGTACTTGCCGTAGGGTCTACCTCCCCTGCCTACAGAGCTGCCAGTGATCTTGTGATTGATCAGGACGTGTTTATTGAAGAAGCGCTGGGCGGTGGCAGCATGGCTTTTTCGGAGCCCGCCCGCATTATCCGCAGAGCGGAGGGACCTGCCAGTACGGCCCCGGTTCTGAGTACGGAAGCCGTTACGGTAATTAACGGGGGGGCGACGGTTTTGCAGGAGAGTGCTGCCGTGCGTCCGGTCTTCAGTTCTTTCAGCCCTGGTGGGGTGCGGGATACGGAAAAGCAGCGGGATCAGTGTTCCCGACTGGTGCAGACCTTTGTCCGGGCATCTCCTGAAGCTGTGACCATGGCTCAGCTGGCCTATCGTATCCGGCAGGCCTTTCCCGATGTGGGTATGGACTGGCAGGGCAAGGGGAGCTTCAAGCTTTTCCTGTCGGAGCTGGATCTGGGCAGCCTTGCCACCTCTCCTGTCATTCCGGGTTATGTATATGATCCCCTGCGCCATGCTGTTCCGTCCGGAGAGACAGGAATTCGGGATGAGGCTTTTGAGGCTGCGGAACCGGAACTGGCAGCACTTGCCCGAAAGGTCCATGATTTGACGGATACCCCCTATCTGTCTCCGGCGCACTACGGTGTTCTGTTTGCATCCATTGCACAGGAGATTAACCACTCCGGCTATAATATGACCACGGTCTCCAAGGCTGTACGGGATCGATGCAAGGAAAAAGAAGTGCCTGTGGCAAGGCAGCAT
It encodes:
- a CDS encoding NYN domain-containing protein, which encodes MQFLECNTRPMRSAVFVDFDNIFIRLSELDVNIARTFATRPLDWIAWLENSLPPYAGIDAGAKRNILVRRCYLNPKSFGNFRPYFIRGAFETVDCPSLTTQGKTSADVHMVVDLLDLLDHKVNYDEFIIMSADADFTPVLLKLRKWDRRTAVLAVGSTSPAYRAASDLVIDQDVFIEEALGGGSMAFSEPARIIRRAEGPASTAPVLSTEAVTVINGGATVLQESAAVRPVFSSFSPGGVRDTEKQRDQCSRLVQTFVRASPEAVTMAQLAYRIRQAFPDVGMDWQGKGSFKLFLSELDLGSLATSPVIPGYVYDPLRHAVPSGETGIRDEAFEAAEPELAALARKVHDLTDTPYLSPAHYGVLFASIAQEINHSGYNMTTVSKAVRDRCKEKEVPVARQHVNFVLRGIAFTGHRFGEGKETAQVLAERLLANTLNLCENAQLSLSEGEVTSLRRWFYAGLIP
- a CDS encoding metal ABC transporter ATP-binding protein; this translates as MNEAAVCFHKVHFSYDNGAPVLEDVSFTIGPRELVAMVGPNGGGKTTLLKLITGMLHPSSGTVRIFSKNPEYARPRVGYMPQYLHFDPVFPITVREVVLMGRLGRRGIRGFFGWPDKKDRFHTMECLAHVEMEHLADRPFSALSGGQRQRVMIARALACEPELLLLDEPTANVDAQTETRFMALLEQLSHDISVLMVSHDMGFVSALVKSVICVNRRVVIHPTTELTGTAIQEIYNCSMQMVRHDHRCTEKGHTHVVHAQHPL